In Terriglobus aquaticus, the genomic window CGGACACCACGCCGGGGCCTCGTAGCGAGAGCGTCATTCTGGAAATGCGCAAGCGGTCCTTGTGCTACCAGCCGCGTTCCGCTTCGCCTCTGGTGCTCTACCTTGGTGGCGGCCAGGGCATCTCCGCGAAGACGTATGGCCTTGCGAACGGCTTCTCCGTCTCCGCCAACCGGCCCTATGCGACCATGGGCCCGCTGGAGCCCAATCCTGACGTGGACCATCCAGCCCAGCACGCGGTGTCACGCCTGCTCATCGCTATCGGTGTGCTCGGCGCAACGCTGCTGCTTACGCTGTGGATCGGTCTGGAGCTTATCCGCAAAGACAGGGGCCGCCCGACGGCGGCCCACTCATAAGCGAAGCTCCAGCGTCTACCGCAGCGCCTCGTCCACCTCGCGATAAAAGTCCGGCCGCTTCAGGATCTCGCGCGGCTTCGAACCATCTGCCGGACCTACCAGACCATCGCGCTCCATCAGATCGATCAGGTGGGCGGCGCGGCCGTATCCAATGCGGAGCCGGCGTTGCAACAGGGAAGTGCTTGCCTTGCCGAACTCGAAGATCAGGCGAACGGCATCGTCGAACAACTCGTCGCCGTCATCCTCGCCCGGCTCCATGCCGTCGCGCCCGGCCTTCTCATCCTTCGGACCTTCCAGGAAGCCCTCCACGTACTCCGCCTCGCCCTGACCTTTCCAGAACGAGACCACGTCGCTGATCTCCTTTTCCGTCACAAACGGTGCGTGCACACGCTGCAGTCGCGACGTTCCCGGCGGCAGGAAGAGCATATCGCCGCGACCCAGCAGGCTCTCTGCACCGTTCGAGTCGATGATCGTGCGCGAGTCCACCTTGGTCGCCAGGCGGAAGCTCATGCGCGTCGGCACGTTGGCCTTGATGAGGCCGGTGATCACGTCCACGCTGGGCCGCTGCGTTGCCAGGACCAGGTGAATACCGACCGCGCGCGCCATCTGCGCCAGCCGCGTGATCGACTCTTCCACGTTGGCCTTGTCCAGCATCATCAGGTCGGCCAGCTCATCGATGATGATCATGATGTACGGCAGAGGCTCCTGCTCTTCGCCGTCTTCGTTGAAGAGCTGACCGCCGTTCTCAAATAGCTTGTTGTACTGGTCCAGGTTGCGCACGTGCCGGGACGCGAGCAGCTTGAGCCGGCGCTCCATCTCGCGCACAGCGTTGCGCAGCGCGTTCGCCGCCAGCTTCGGTTCCGTGATGATCGGTGTGAACAGGTGTGGAATGCCCTCGTACATGCCGAGTTCCACGCGCTTGGGATCGACCAGGATCATGCGCACCTGCTCCGGCGTCGCCTTGAACAGAACGCTCATGATCATGGCGTTGATCGCCACCGACTTACCCGACCCGGTCGAGCCCGCAATCAACACGTGCGGCATGGCGGCCAGGTTCGCCGTGACGATGCGGCCGTTGATGTCCTTGCCCATCGCCATTTCGACCTTGCTCTTCGAGTTGGCAAAGCCTTCGCTCTCGACCACGTCACGGAGCCAGATGGTTTCGCGCTCGTGGTTCGGCACCTGAATGCCCACGGTCGACTTACCGGCCATGCGCTCGATCAGGATCGACTCGGCGGCCATGGCGAGGCACAGGTCATCCGCCAGTCCAGTCACGCGCGAGTACTTTACGCCGGCGTCGGGGCGGAACTCAAACGTCGTCACAACCGGACCAGGATTGATTTGCGTCACCTGACCGTCCACGCCAAACTCGCCGCACTTCTCCACCAGCACGCGGGCTTCTTCGCGCAGGGCGTCTTCGCGGATCGCGGCATGCTCCTCGTTGCGGTAGAGCAGGGAACTAGGCGGCAACTGGTATCCGCGCACGCTCTTCGCGGTCATCTGCACGGGCTGCAGGTTTTCATCGGCCCGACGCCCAAACGAGATGCTCTGCTCCGCGGGCGGTTCCGGTGCCGGTTCGGCCGCAGCAACCGGCTTGCGCGGAGCGGGAAAGGGCACCACCTCTGCTCGCGGACTCGCCGCCGTCTTGGGCTCGGCAGCTCTGGGAGATTGCAGCCAATCGAACGGTGATTCGGCGTGGAGTTCGGGCTCGGGCGCATTCCAGTCTTCGAAGCCAGCCTGGGCGGGCACCTCCGGAAACTCGGCCAACTCGGCTTCCAACTGCGAGTCGGCAGCCTGCTGCAGATGCGCGGGCAGGGGAGCAAACTCCGGCTCGGGGCCGGCGTCCACATCCGTGCGCGGCATTTGCGAAAAGAGGCTTCGCGACACCGGCAGCGCCTCTGCCACCGCTGCTCGGTCAGCCCGGATGCCTTTCCGCCAGAAGCCCCACTTGGCAAACAGACCGCCCAGCAGCGACCCATTCTCTGCCGCGCGACGCGCAGCCTCGGCCTTCTGCTCGGCGGCCTGCTGCTTGGCAAACTCGCGCTCGCGGCGGGTCTCCAATTGGTCCGCTTCCGCGTCGGACTGGCGATCGCGCCAAGTCTGCCAACGGTTCCGCAGGCGGCTCACCACGCCGACCCGCTCGGTCGCCCACTCCTGCGCCGTGTTGAACATGAAGGTGGTCGACAGGTACGCGGCGATGGCGACCAGTAACCCAGCAACCACGCAGGCTCCGGGATATGCCACGACCAGCAGCAACAGGTGGGCGAGGACGGCACCGACCACACCACCCACTGGCAGCGCGCCTTTGTACCGCAACCCTCCGGGCAAGAGTGCCAGTGCCACCGGTGCCGCCAGCATCCACAACACCAGCCCCAGCGTCCGCGCCAGCGGCGATCCCTGCGCGCGCGAACGAATCCAGCAAACGCCTAGACGGATCACCAGCAGCGGCAGGGCAAACGCGGCCACGCCCAGGATCTGCAGCAGGGCATCGCTCAGGCTGGCGCCCAGCCGCCCCACCCAATTGCTCACGTGCGGCGCTCCCGCCGCGCTGGCGGCCGCCAGCGTGTTGAGGGACGGGTCGCCCGGATGGTAGCTGACCAGCGCCAGCAGAAGGAGCACGCCCGTGACCAGCACGGCCATGCCAAGCACCTCATTCACGCGGCGGTGTCGGGTGGGTGTGCTCTCCAGTCGGAGTGGTCGCATCGCTTGGGGTTCCTCCATCAGACACGCAGCCGCTGACCCATCCCGGCGCCAGACAGAAAACGCATCATGACTCAATTCTCGCCGGAGAAGAAGTGGCGAAGGAGGTGAAACTTCAAGGGGAATCACGCGAGCAACCCGTTCCCGCGCACCTGCTTCCTATGCTCCAGAACACGCCCGGCAGGCCCAGAGCCGCGGGTCCTTAGAAAAGCGAGACAGGGCAAGCGGGCGCGGGTTTTCGCGATTTCCTCCGCTTGTCGCCGGCAAAGGAGAATCGCGTCAGCCGGCGGACTGCTTGTCCTGATCGCCCACCCGCAGTACCGAGACACACGAGTTCACACGAATTTGTTGCAGCGGTTTGCGCTGCAAAGCCGGCAGATGCCGGAACAGAAAGGAAGCACCATGGCTGAGTTGCTGAAGGAAACCGAAGATACCCTCCGTGGCCTGATCAAGGTTCTGATTGATAGCCAGGCAGGGTTTCAGGATGTGGGTGAGCACATCCAGGACGACACGCTGAAGAAGTTCTTCCTCGCGGAAAGCCTGAAGCGCGCCTCGTTCCGCGGCGACCTGGAAGATGTGCTTCACAAAGAAGGTGTGAAGGACGTAAAGGAGTCCGGCACCGTTGCCGGTTCCATCCACCGCGGCTGGGGCGATCTGAAGGCCAAGCTGGGTGGCGGCGACCACACCCTGCTCGAAACTGCTGAGAGCGGCGAAGACACCATCAAGAAGGCATACGCCGAGGCGCTCAAGCTTGAGCTGCCGCTGCCGGTGCACCAGCTACTCAGCACTCAAGCCGCGCACATTCAGACCTCGCACGACTACGTGAAGGCCGCGCGCGACAGCCGCAAGTCGTAAGAGGAGGCGCGCCGGGGCAGCAGCCTCGGCTCCCTTCGCCTATCAGGGTTCCCCGGCCGCAACGGAGTCGGGAACAACCTCCGCACCGGACCGCTTGAAGCGCGGTTTCTGCGGAAGAAAGCCCCGCCCGCGGCGGGGCTTTCTTTATTAGCCTAGCTAAGCTCCTGCCCGAGACCCACCATGCCGCAGTCCAAACTCGCTCGCGCCGGGCTCTATGTGCAGTCCGCGTTCTACTTTGTGGCAGGCGGCCTTCACCTTTGGCGACCTCGCTTATACCTGGCGATCATGCCAGATCATTACAGCCATCCGGTCGCCTGGGTCGCCGCTACGGGAGTGGCCGAGATCGCCGGAGCCATCGGCCTGCTGCTGCCCGCGACACGGCGAGCCGCCGCAATCGGCATCATACTCATGCTGGTCGGCTATTTCGACGTTCACATTTTTATGCTGCAGCACGCCGGAGACCGATTCGCGAGCATCCCGCACTGGGCCCTGATCGTCCGGCTTCCGCTGCAACTCGTTCTGATTGCCTGGGCAGCGGCGTATGCTCGCCGGTCCCGCTGACCAGGCCTACAGCCGGTGCTCGTGCAACAAGAACAGCAACACCGCTCCCAGCAGAATGCGATATACCGCAAACACGGTGAAGCCGCGCCTCCGCACCCAATTCAGGAACCACGCCACTACGACGTAGGCCACGATGAAGGAGACGGCAGTGCCGATAATCAGCACCAGCCAGCGCTCCGGACCCATGGTCAAGGGCGCCAGCGCCTCGGCTCCGACCTCGTGCGAAGGATGCAACGCCTTCAGTAGGGCGTAGCCGGTCGCCACAATCATGGTCGGAATGGAGAGCAGAAACGAGAACTCGAGCGCCGTCGCTCGATCTGTGCCGGCAAGCTGCGCCGCCGCGATGGTGCTCATGGATCGCGACGTTCCCGGGATCACCGCGCTTAATACCTGGCAGAGACCGATCCAGATCGACTGGCCCAGCGTCATCTCTTCCACGTGTGTTGTCCGCGGTTCCCGCCGCGCCGCCCACGCATCTACGGCCCACATAATCACGCCGCCCACCAGCAACGCCAGCGCGATCACCGTCAGGTCTTCCAGGTTCTTGCCGACGACCTTGGTCAGCAGCTTCGCCGGAATGGCGGTGCAGACAAACGCGACAGTCACCAATGTCAGCGGATGCGTAAGCCACGTCTTCTCTCCGCGCTCACCCTGTGGAAAGGTGCGGAAGAACCGCACGATGCGGCCCAGGAACAGCAGCATCAGCGCAAGAATGGCGCCCAACTGGATCACGATCGTGTACATCTTCCAGTACGGGTCGTCCAGCGGCACGTGCAGCAACGCCTCAGTGATGCGCAGGTGCGCCGTGGAACTCACGGGCAGGAATTCGGTCAGGCCTTCAACAATGCCCAGAACCACAGACAGCAGATACTCGTTCAAGCGTGCTCCACAGCAAACGGGATCGGGTCCGGCTGCGCGAGCGACGCACCCCCGATCTAGTCGCGGTCTGTGCCGTAAATCGCGATGCCTTGCTCCACCCTGTATACCAGAGCCTGCGCGCGTGCCGTGTAGTCGCTTGCCGGGAACTTCGCCAGCATCTGGTCGCGCAAGGCATGCGCATGCTGCGCGGCGGCGTCGGCCCTCTTGGTGTTGTCCTCCGCGCCGTACATGGTTACCAGAACCCCTTGGCGATACGCCGCGTTCCAAAGCGCCTCGGCCGTTTTCGGCCCGTCCGGGTAAGCATTAGCGTACTTCTCGTACACCTCGCTCTCCAGCGCCGGGCACTTTGGCAGACCCTGCCAGTCTCCGCACAGTTTCGCGTCCAGCAGATCGAACGCGGCCAGCGCCGCATACTTTGTGCCCGCCTGCTGCTTGACTACCTTGCGCAGCGCGTCCTGGTACAGCTTGGGCCGGTTGTTCGGGTCTGGATCGCGGTAGCTCGGCAGCGTGCGCGCGTCGAACTTCTCCTCCTGCCAGCGAATGTCGGCGGAGCGCCAAGCGCTTTCGCCAGCCAATGGGGAGCTGGGGAAGTACTCCGCCACGCGGCGGTACAGCAGGTGCGCGGAGCCGGCGGCGATCTTCGGAGCATGGGGCTCCGCGGCATCTGCTTCCGCACTCGCCGCAGCACCATACAGCAGCCGGTCGCCGTTCGGCGTTGCCGTGCTCACCACGCCCTTGTTGCGGATCCAGCCTGACCGCGGCACTGCATTCTCGTTCTCCGCAAACTCCGGCTCGTCGTCCGTGTTCTTTTCCTCCACGTCGGTATTAGCAAATACTTTGACCCACGGACCCGAACGGCTCACGATGACCACCTCGTGGCCTGGCGTTACTTCGCTCACCTTTTGCGAGTTTGCGTCCGCATCCACATACACGATGGCCGTGTGCAGCACCGTCGCGCGCTCTCCAGCGTGCTGGTTGGGCGATTGCGCCGCCGCAAACGTGGTAGGAAGCAGGAAGGCGACACTCAAGCAGGCGAAAAGACGCATACACGAGGTTAGACGCTACGACTCCGCTTCGATCAACTCCTGTCGCAACGCCGGATCGATGTTGCCACCACTCACGACACAGACGACGTTCTTCGCGGCAGGCAGGTCATCTCCGTGGAACAGAGCAGCAGCCAGGGTTACGGCACCGCTCGGCTCGGCGACCAGGTTCGCCGCGGTCAGCAGCAACCGTGTCGCGTCCAGGATTTCGTCTTCAGTCACCGTCACAATCCCATCCACATACTTGACGATGTGGTTGTACGTGCGCTGCGCCAGGCTTTGCGTGCGCAGGCCATCCGCGATCGTCTTTACCGTCTGCGTACCGGGCCACTCCACAATCTGGCGCTTGCGAAAGCTCTCCGCCGCATCGCCCGCCAACTCCGGCTCGGCTCCCCACACCTTCACGCCCTCGCGTGATGATTTGATTGCGGTCGCGATGCCACTCAACAGCCCACCGCCGCTCACAGGGCTCAGGACCAGGTCGACTTCCGGCAGTTGCTCCAGTATCTCGAGCCCGCACGTGCCCTGGCCGGCAATGATCAGGTCATCATCGTACGGCGGCACCAGCACCGCCCCGGTCTCGCGCACAATGCGATCGGCGGTCTGAATGCGTTCCGTGCTCGCGGGTCCTACCAGCACCACCTCGGCGCCGTAGCCTGCGGTTGCATCGCGCTTGATACGTGGCGCGACCTCCGGCATCACGATCGTCGCCTTGGCGCCGTGCGCCCGCGCCGCGTACGCCACACCTTGCGCATGGTTCCCACTGGAATGCGCGACTACGCCACGCTGTAACTCTTCGTCGGTCAGGCTCGCGACTTTGTTGTACGCCCCGCGCAGCTTGAAGGAGCCGATCGGCTGCTCGTTTTCCGCTTTCAGCCAGATGGCAGGGAGGTTCTGCGGCAGCGCAAAGCCCAGCCCGCGCGCATGCTCCACATCCAGCCGGTACAAGCCCGTGCGCACCGCGACACCCGCGATGCGCTCACGCGCCTGTTCGATCTGTTCCAAGGTCACCAGCGGCAGGGAAGTCTCCATGCCCGATTCTTTCACGCGCCGTACCCGCTGCGCCTCAGCGCTCGATTGCGTGCAGCACTCGCGCCATGAAGTGAACCAACTGAAACTCATCCCAGGCGCTTGGCGACTTCTGCATGTCGATGTGCGAGAGCACGG contains:
- a CDS encoding DoxX family protein, coding for MPQSKLARAGLYVQSAFYFVAGGLHLWRPRLYLAIMPDHYSHPVAWVAATGVAEIAGAIGLLLPATRRAAAIGIILMLVGYFDVHIFMLQHAGDRFASIPHWALIVRLPLQLVLIAWAAAYARRSR
- a CDS encoding threonine ammonia-lyase, which gives rise to METSLPLVTLEQIEQARERIAGVAVRTGLYRLDVEHARGLGFALPQNLPAIWLKAENEQPIGSFKLRGAYNKVASLTDEELQRGVVAHSSGNHAQGVAYAARAHGAKATIVMPEVAPRIKRDATAGYGAEVVLVGPASTERIQTADRIVRETGAVLVPPYDDDLIIAGQGTCGLEILEQLPEVDLVLSPVSGGGLLSGIATAIKSSREGVKVWGAEPELAGDAAESFRKRQIVEWPGTQTVKTIADGLRTQSLAQRTYNHIVKYVDGIVTVTEDEILDATRLLLTAANLVAEPSGAVTLAAALFHGDDLPAAKNVVCVVSGGNIDPALRQELIEAES
- a CDS encoding undecaprenyl-diphosphate phosphatase, translating into MNEYLLSVVLGIVEGLTEFLPVSSTAHLRITEALLHVPLDDPYWKMYTIVIQLGAILALMLLFLGRIVRFFRTFPQGERGEKTWLTHPLTLVTVAFVCTAIPAKLLTKVVGKNLEDLTVIALALLVGGVIMWAVDAWAARREPRTTHVEEMTLGQSIWIGLCQVLSAVIPGTSRSMSTIAAAQLAGTDRATALEFSFLLSIPTMIVATGYALLKALHPSHEVGAEALAPLTMGPERWLVLIIGTAVSFIVAYVVVAWFLNWVRRRGFTVFAVYRILLGAVLLFLLHEHRL
- a CDS encoding PA2169 family four-helix-bundle protein yields the protein MAELLKETEDTLRGLIKVLIDSQAGFQDVGEHIQDDTLKKFFLAESLKRASFRGDLEDVLHKEGVKDVKESGTVAGSIHRGWGDLKAKLGGGDHTLLETAESGEDTIKKAYAEALKLELPLPVHQLLSTQAAHIQTSHDYVKAARDSRKS
- a CDS encoding DNA translocase FtsK codes for the protein MRPLRLESTPTRHRRVNEVLGMAVLVTGVLLLLALVSYHPGDPSLNTLAAASAAGAPHVSNWVGRLGASLSDALLQILGVAAFALPLLVIRLGVCWIRSRAQGSPLARTLGLVLWMLAAPVALALLPGGLRYKGALPVGGVVGAVLAHLLLLVVAYPGACVVAGLLVAIAAYLSTTFMFNTAQEWATERVGVVSRLRNRWQTWRDRQSDAEADQLETRREREFAKQQAAEQKAEAARRAAENGSLLGGLFAKWGFWRKGIRADRAAVAEALPVSRSLFSQMPRTDVDAGPEPEFAPLPAHLQQAADSQLEAELAEFPEVPAQAGFEDWNAPEPELHAESPFDWLQSPRAAEPKTAASPRAEVVPFPAPRKPVAAAEPAPEPPAEQSISFGRRADENLQPVQMTAKSVRGYQLPPSSLLYRNEEHAAIREDALREEARVLVEKCGEFGVDGQVTQINPGPVVTTFEFRPDAGVKYSRVTGLADDLCLAMAAESILIERMAGKSTVGIQVPNHERETIWLRDVVESEGFANSKSKVEMAMGKDINGRIVTANLAAMPHVLIAGSTGSGKSVAINAMIMSVLFKATPEQVRMILVDPKRVELGMYEGIPHLFTPIITEPKLAANALRNAVREMERRLKLLASRHVRNLDQYNKLFENGGQLFNEDGEEQEPLPYIMIIIDELADLMMLDKANVEESITRLAQMARAVGIHLVLATQRPSVDVITGLIKANVPTRMSFRLATKVDSRTIIDSNGAESLLGRGDMLFLPPGTSRLQRVHAPFVTEKEISDVVSFWKGQGEAEYVEGFLEGPKDEKAGRDGMEPGEDDGDELFDDAVRLIFEFGKASTSLLQRRLRIGYGRAAHLIDLMERDGLVGPADGSKPREILKRPDFYREVDEALR